The following proteins are co-located in the Spinactinospora alkalitolerans genome:
- a CDS encoding NAD-dependent epimerase/dehydratase family protein, whose amino-acid sequence MRVLVTGGSGRLGRSVVRVLALRGHDVVSVDVSPGPGAPEGVRHRAADLLDGAARTAVFAETRPDAVVHLAGVSVPFARPDTEILDINTRLAWGVLAQAAESGARVAAAASSPTVFGYGAPEWRPRYLPLDEVHPVAPWHSYGLSKVIIEETARALARTHRDCVFASVRPSYVIAPEEWAGAVTQQGHTVAQRLADPALAAPSLFNYVDARDAAELFALVIERPERISSGQVLHASAGDALALRPLTELLPRFHPGTEESAAGLTGSAPAFATGAAERHLGWRPKRHWRTELRGRPDAAQHPDPIA is encoded by the coding sequence ATGCGCGTCCTCGTCACCGGTGGTTCCGGGCGGCTCGGCCGCAGCGTCGTGCGGGTCCTCGCGCTGCGCGGGCACGACGTCGTCTCCGTCGACGTCTCCCCCGGTCCCGGGGCGCCCGAGGGCGTGCGCCACCGCGCGGCCGACCTGCTCGACGGCGCCGCGCGGACCGCGGTCTTCGCCGAGACCCGCCCCGACGCCGTGGTCCACCTGGCCGGCGTCTCCGTGCCCTTCGCCCGCCCCGACACCGAGATCCTCGACATCAACACCCGGCTGGCCTGGGGAGTGCTGGCGCAGGCCGCCGAATCCGGGGCGCGCGTCGCCGCAGCGGCCTCCAGCCCGACCGTCTTCGGCTACGGCGCGCCCGAATGGCGCCCCCGCTACCTGCCGCTGGACGAGGTGCACCCGGTGGCGCCCTGGCACTCCTACGGCCTGTCCAAGGTGATCATCGAGGAGACCGCCCGAGCCCTGGCCCGCACCCACCGGGACTGCGTCTTCGCCTCGGTGCGCCCCAGCTACGTCATCGCCCCCGAGGAGTGGGCCGGCGCGGTCACCCAGCAGGGCCACACCGTCGCCCAGCGCCTGGCCGACCCGGCGCTGGCGGCGCCCTCGCTGTTCAACTACGTCGACGCCCGCGACGCCGCCGAACTGTTCGCACTGGTCATCGAGCGGCCCGAGCGCATCTCCAGCGGCCAGGTGCTGCACGCCAGCGCCGGCGACGCGCTGGCGCTGCGGCCGCTGACCGAGCTGCTGCCGCGCTTCCACCCCGGCACCGAGGAATCCGCCGCCGGCCTCACGGGCTCGGCCCCGGCCTTCGCCACCGGCGCCGCAGAGCGCCACCTGGGCTGGCGGCCGAAGCGGCACTGGCGCACCGAGCTGCGGGGGCGCCCGGACGCGGCGCAGCACCCCGACCCGATCGCCTGA
- a CDS encoding 5-dehydro-4-deoxyglucarate dehydratase, giving the protein MEFNGILFFPVTPFDAAGTLNEAALEHHLLTGLRHRPGGVFAACGTGEVHALSTDEHARVVHAAVTAAAGRVPVVAGAGGSVRTAIEQAATARDLGADGVLLLPPYLVGAPQRGLVDYVRAVAEAVPVPIIAYQRGSMVLTVDSAVAIAEIPGVAGIKDGVGDLDRMQQIVSAVRERRGADFTFFNGLPTAELTVRAYSAIGVPLYSSAAFAFVPEVATAFYRAVREGDPLADTLLDVFYRPLVRLRDRTPGYAVALVKAGVRSRGADVGGVRPPFVDPTGAEEAELDAVIAAGLAAARDASGAPC; this is encoded by the coding sequence GTGGAGTTCAACGGAATCCTGTTCTTTCCGGTCACCCCGTTCGACGCCGCCGGAACCCTGAACGAGGCGGCGCTGGAGCACCATCTGCTCACCGGACTGCGGCACCGGCCGGGCGGGGTCTTCGCCGCCTGCGGTACCGGCGAGGTCCACGCGCTGTCGACCGACGAGCACGCGCGGGTGGTGCACGCGGCGGTCACCGCCGCGGCGGGCCGGGTGCCGGTGGTCGCGGGCGCCGGCGGCAGCGTGCGCACCGCGATCGAGCAGGCCGCCACGGCCCGCGACCTGGGCGCCGACGGCGTCCTGCTGCTGCCGCCCTACCTGGTCGGCGCGCCTCAGCGCGGCCTGGTCGACTACGTGCGGGCGGTGGCCGAGGCCGTGCCCGTCCCGATCATCGCCTACCAGCGCGGCAGCATGGTCCTCACCGTCGACAGCGCCGTCGCGATCGCCGAGATCCCCGGTGTGGCCGGGATCAAGGACGGTGTGGGCGACCTGGACCGGATGCAGCAGATCGTCTCGGCGGTGCGGGAGCGCCGGGGCGCCGACTTCACCTTCTTCAACGGCCTGCCGACGGCCGAGCTCACCGTGCGCGCCTACTCCGCCATCGGCGTGCCCCTGTACTCCTCCGCGGCCTTCGCCTTCGTCCCCGAGGTGGCCACGGCCTTCTACCGGGCGGTGCGCGAGGGCGACCCGCTCGCCGACACCCTGCTCGACGTCTTCTACCGGCCGCTGGTCCGGCTGCGCGACCGGACCCCCGGCTACGCGGTCGCCCTGGTCAAGGCCGGGGTGCGCTCGCGCGGCGCCGACGTCGGCGGGGTGCGTCCGCCCTTCGTCGACCCCACCGGGGCCGAGGAGGCCGAGCTCGACGCGGTCATCGCCGCCGGCCTGGCCGCGGCCCGCGACGCCTCCGGCGCGCCGTGCTGA
- a CDS encoding LacI family DNA-binding transcriptional regulator: MSIGYVTLEQVARHAGVSLATASRVLNGSTRQVSEKLRERVNASAHELGYLANASAQTLARNTSTLVGLVVHDIADPYFSSIAAGTTRFAEEQGLIVVLGTTGRAPQRETQLLAALRSHRARAVVLAGSRTIDEASTRRLAEEIAMFTRQGGRVACVSQEGLPADTVVPDNRAGATALARHLVAQGHRRFAILAGPTDLRTARDRLDGFHAALAGSGIELAPHNVVHGAFTRDGGYESTRRLLAAGTDATCLFVVNDVMATGAMAALRDAGLRVPHDLSVAGFDDIPTLRDLTPALTTVRLPLEWMGEEAARLALEDVPAEEPRTVSVAGEVVQRESTAAPAG, translated from the coding sequence GTGAGCATCGGATACGTGACTTTGGAGCAGGTCGCCCGGCATGCCGGGGTCTCGCTGGCGACGGCCTCCCGCGTGCTCAACGGCAGCACCCGGCAGGTGAGCGAGAAGCTGCGGGAACGCGTCAACGCCAGCGCGCACGAACTGGGCTACCTCGCCAACGCCTCGGCGCAGACGCTGGCGCGCAACACCAGCACCCTGGTCGGCCTGGTCGTGCACGACATCGCCGACCCCTACTTCTCCAGCATCGCCGCGGGGACGACCCGCTTCGCCGAGGAGCAGGGGCTCATCGTCGTGCTCGGCACGACCGGCCGCGCCCCGCAGCGCGAGACCCAACTGCTGGCGGCGCTGCGCTCGCACCGGGCGCGCGCGGTGGTGCTGGCGGGCAGCCGCACGATCGACGAGGCCAGCACCCGGCGGCTGGCCGAGGAGATCGCGATGTTCACCCGGCAGGGCGGGCGTGTCGCGTGCGTCTCCCAGGAGGGACTGCCCGCCGACACCGTGGTCCCCGACAACCGCGCCGGCGCCACCGCGCTCGCCCGGCACCTGGTCGCCCAGGGGCACCGGCGGTTCGCGATCCTGGCCGGCCCCACCGACCTGCGCACCGCGCGCGACCGGCTGGACGGCTTCCACGCCGCACTGGCCGGCTCCGGGATCGAGCTCGCGCCGCACAACGTCGTGCACGGCGCGTTCACCCGCGACGGCGGTTACGAGTCGACCCGCCGACTGCTCGCCGCCGGAACCGACGCCACCTGCCTGTTCGTCGTCAACGACGTCATGGCCACCGGTGCGATGGCCGCGCTGCGCGACGCCGGGCTGCGGGTGCCGCACGACCTGTCGGTGGCCGGCTTCGACGACATCCCCACCCTGCGCGACCTCACCCCCGCGCTGACGACCGTGCGCCTGCCGCTGGAGTGGATGGGCGAGGAGGCCGCGCGCCTGGCCCTGGAGGACGTGCCGGCCGAGGAGCCGCGCACCGTCTCCGTCGCCGGCGAGGTCGTCCAGCGCGAGAGCACCGCCGCCCCGGCCGGCTGA
- a CDS encoding pectate lyase family protein, which yields MRRTARRTAGRAAVIAAAAGLLLPACTGVAHADHRDHGDRGDDVPRRAEKVARQVLGERDGWAAAEGGTTGGSAASSDNVHVVDDKAGLIEALGGEMDNRGNDTPAIVFVDGTIDANTDAQGRPLTCDDYADPEYSLDAYLDAYDPAAWGARDPEGPLEEARERSVDNQKESIQVWPGSNVTIIGLGDDARILGMHLLVQDVDNVILRNLAFEDASDCFPGWDPGDGGDGNWNSEYDNVSVRGATHVWIDHNEFDDGDNPDSGNPEYFGREYQVHDGLLDITHGADLVTVSHSRFADHDKTMLIGSTDSPTYDVGKLRVTLHHNRFDNVLQRAPRVRYGQVHVYNNHYVIPEAGPGEKEYSYSWGVGVESMIYAENNYFDIAEGIAPSRVIRDWRGEDIHETGSMVNGRSRHDRVDLLAEYNEANDPDLGSDVGWEPSHTERVGPTQSVPAKAGGGVGRIL from the coding sequence ATGCGAAGAACAGCGCGAAGAACAGCGGGAAGAGCAGCCGTCATCGCCGCCGCCGCAGGGCTGCTGCTGCCGGCCTGCACCGGCGTGGCCCACGCCGACCACCGCGACCACGGCGACCGGGGCGACGACGTTCCGCGCCGCGCCGAGAAGGTGGCCCGCCAGGTGCTGGGCGAGCGTGACGGCTGGGCGGCCGCCGAGGGCGGCACCACCGGCGGCTCGGCGGCGAGCAGTGACAACGTGCACGTGGTCGACGACAAGGCCGGGCTGATCGAGGCCCTCGGCGGTGAGATGGACAACCGCGGCAACGACACCCCCGCCATCGTCTTCGTCGACGGCACCATCGACGCCAACACCGACGCGCAGGGCCGCCCGCTCACCTGCGACGACTACGCCGACCCCGAGTACTCCCTCGACGCCTACCTGGACGCCTACGACCCCGCCGCCTGGGGCGCGCGCGACCCCGAGGGACCCCTGGAGGAGGCCCGCGAACGCTCCGTCGACAACCAGAAGGAGTCGATCCAGGTCTGGCCGGGCTCCAACGTCACCATCATCGGCCTCGGCGACGACGCCAGGATCCTCGGCATGCACCTGCTCGTGCAGGACGTCGACAACGTCATCCTGCGCAACCTCGCCTTCGAGGACGCCTCCGACTGCTTCCCCGGCTGGGATCCGGGCGACGGCGGCGACGGCAACTGGAACTCCGAGTACGACAACGTCTCGGTCCGGGGCGCCACGCACGTGTGGATCGACCACAACGAGTTCGACGACGGCGACAACCCCGACAGCGGCAACCCGGAGTACTTCGGGCGCGAGTACCAGGTACACGACGGCCTCCTGGACATCACGCACGGGGCCGACCTGGTGACCGTCTCCCACAGCCGCTTCGCCGACCACGACAAGACGATGCTGATCGGCAGCACCGACTCGCCGACCTACGACGTGGGCAAGCTGCGGGTGACGCTGCACCACAACCGGTTCGACAACGTCCTGCAGCGCGCGCCGCGGGTACGTTACGGCCAGGTGCACGTCTACAACAACCACTACGTCATCCCCGAGGCCGGCCCGGGGGAGAAGGAGTACTCCTACTCCTGGGGCGTGGGCGTGGAGTCGATGATCTACGCGGAGAACAACTACTTCGACATCGCCGAGGGGATCGCCCCGTCGCGGGTCATCCGCGATTGGCGCGGCGAGGACATCCACGAGACCGGCTCCATGGTCAACGGCCGCTCCCGGCACGACCGGGTGGACCTGCTCGCCGAGTACAACGAGGCCAACGACCCCGACCTCGGTTCCGACGTCGGCTGGGAGCCGTCGCACACCGAGCGCGTCGGTCCGACGCAGAGCGTCCCCGCCAAGGCCGGCGGCGGCGTCGGCCGGATTCTCTGA